From the Candidatus Saccharibacteria bacterium genome, the window AGACTACCATGGCGAGCGTTATTGCGAACGAGATGGGTGCGCAAATACGCATTACCTCTGGGCCGGCCATAGAGCGAGCGGGTGACTTGGCGAGTCTACTCACGAACCTTCAGGACGGTGACATCCTGTTTATAGATGAAATCCATCGTCTGCACCGCACGGTCGAAGAAGTGCTGTACAGCGCCATGGAAGATTACAAACTCGACATCATGCTTGGTAAAGGCCCGAGTGCCCGCTCGCTACGGCTTGATTTGCCCCAGTTTACGCTCATCGGCGCTACGACGCGCACAGGCGCACTAGCGGCGCCGCTGCGTGATAGGTTTGGGCATGTCCACCGGCTGGAATTTTACACTCCAAGTGAAATTCAGGCCATTATACAGAGGGCATCAGGCATACTCGGGGTTAAGATTGACAAAGCAGCGGCGCTAAAGCTGGCAGAACGAAGCCGCCTTACGCCGCGTATAGCAAACCGTTTGCTCAAACGTGTCCGCGACTATGCCGATGTAAACGGCGACGGAATTGTCGACACCGAAATCAGCACCAAAGCTCTCGAACTGCTTGAGATTGACGGGCTTGGGCTTGACCCGGCTGACCGCATGATTCTATCGGCTATAATAGAAAATTACGCCGGTGGTCCTGTGGGCGTGGAAACCATTGCCGCCATGACGGCCGAAGAACGCAGCACCATAGAAGACTTCATAGAGCCTTACCTGCTTCAGATAGGACTGCTGGAAAGAACCCCACGCGGCCGTAAGGTGACACATAAGGCATATAGCCACCTCGGGGTGAAACCAACAGAGGGAAAAAGCTGACCCACACTCACTTTTTTGACACATAACAAAAACGACCCTACAGTTTTGGTTACAAAAGCTAAAACAGAAAGGTCGTTTTCTAATGACTACACTACAAAAGATGGCAACTGCTGTAAAGCGGCTGCGTGCGACATACATCCCAAAAGCTAAGGCTCGTCGCTTCTTCCTCGGAGTTGAACAGTTTTCCCTTCAGGAGTTCTGTTCGCTCAACGCTGCTGGTCGAACGCTTGGGCTGAATCGCTGGACTGGAGAAAACCGCATTCGTCGGTTAGTTACTGACGAGGAACTGCCAGTGCGCTTGCAGCGATTGTTGGTTAGCGAAGCGTTAGCTTCGCATACTGGTCGGTGGTACTGCTCTCTGGACCACTCTCAATTCGGCCCGTTTTGTATCGCCATCTTGGCGGTGTCGCATCGCAAGGGTCGAGCTATACCCATTTGGTGTCAGGTGAACCTCAGCGAAGCAGCTCTCATTGCGCCACTTCTAGTGGCGCTGGAGGGACTGTTCCATTTCCTTCAAGTTAATGCACCAGATCTGCAACTGGTACTTGTCATGGATCGCTGGTTTGCTAGTGACAAACTGTTCACTTTGTTTGCCCTGTACGATGTGCACTTCATCGCTCGTACCAAGAGCGACAAGCTCGTTCAGCTTCCCTGGGATCCCAGCTGGTGGAAGGAACCCATCCATGACATTAGTCATGAGGAATTACCCATCACGTACCATACACATAAGCTCCGACTTATTCGTTCGGATTACAATCCGAACATGAAGGATCCGGAGCCCTGGTTTTTGTTGACCAACCTACCGAGCGAGGGAACAGAGGCCCTCACCAGAAGACAAGTCCTGAACCGTTACGCAGAAAGGTTCGAAATTGAAGAAGCCTTCAAGGATGTGAAGTGGTTGCAACGATTGGAGTGGCAACGAGTCAGAAAACCACAAGTCATCCGTAACTTGCTGCTGTTTGTCTTCCTCGGTTGGTGGTTACTGTGGCGCTATGCGGTCAAAGTACTACCAAAACAACAGCAGAAGATTCATCCCAAGAAACGACTGAGCTGGTTCAAGCAAGCCTGGGAGTATATGCAACGGCTACTACGTACGCCGCTGCTACCACCGATACCGGTGGCTCATGTACGGGGAGGAGGAAAAAAGTGAGTGTGGGTCAGGGGAAAAAGCTCATCCCAGACTAGTTTGGTATAATACAAGGTATGGCTATAGACTCAAAACTAAATGAACGCCTCCACAAACGTCTTCCTATTGGCGCGGACGAAGAAATCTTGGGTGTGTTTCGGCACCATTGGTTCGTGTATGTCTCGATTTGGCTCATTGGCTTTTTTGCGGTGGTTGCTATTATGGCGGCGGCGGTTGCATTTACGGCACCAGCAGGCAGTTCAGAAACAGTCACGAGTCAATACCGGTCTGTTGTGCTTGCCGGTGCGGGATTTTTCAGTGCCCTGGCGGCAATAGCAACAACCATACCGGCGTGGCTAAAATCACAAGAGCAGTTGGTTGTAACCGATGAAGCAGTACTACAGGTGCTACAACCAAGCTTATTTGGCAGTAAAGTATCGCAGCTGAGTTTACAGCACGTGGCAGACGTGTCAGTACGCAAAGACTTTTTTGGTTCACTACTTGGGTTTGGAGCTGTCACCATAGAAACGCCTGGCGAACAGGCGAACTACACGTTTTCGGCCGTACCTAGCCCCGATGCGGCTGCAAAAGTACTCATAGAAGCACATGAAAACTTTATTGCTGCGCTCGAGAGTGGTCGACTCCCAACGTCTATCCGAAAAGACGGACAACAAGCACACAGTGTTACGGTGGATGCTGCAGAATATCAAAAATTCCTAGACTTCCAACAGTACCAGGCGAGGGCGCAGGAACAAACGGAACTAGCACAGGTTCAGACCGATAAAGAAAATCCAGCGTAGCAATACTATTCTTGGAACGGGTTTTGGCGGGCTTCGTTAAAAATGGCCTGAACGCGCACGCTATTGTCTTGTAGCCCCTGGAGTTTCTGTACTACTTCTTGAGAAATTTTTGGTTTTGGCACATTTTGTGTGGCGGCCGTAATGTCTTCCTGACTTGGTTGAGCACTACTGAGTACATTTATACGCCAAACAAGAAAACCATATAGAGCAGTTAATACAAGGAAGAACAGAATTGCCACGTGTTTTAGGAATGAAGTGAGGAGCCTGTGGACTTGCTTATTTAACCGATCGGTGTCAATAGATGCGCTCATGGCTTTATATACTCGTTTACAATAAGGGTAAATGAAATGTTATTCGGGTTTTTACCGTCTGGGGTGATGCTTATGGAGCTAACTTGGGCAGTGCGGCGATTGTTCTCTAGCTTTTGCAAAAAGGTAATAAACTGCGCGTAGCGTACCGTGTTGTTTGAGTCTTGCGTAATGGTTATGGGCAGAAGATATACGCCGGCGATGCCCTTTACGGGAGTGACTTGTGTTAAAGAGGCCTGGGCCTTTGCTGCCCCAGTACCACCCAAGGTCGACGCAGGGAAGGTAATTGAGGTGAGTTTTGTGATGCCACTGTCATTTGCTATCTTTACTATCTCGCTGACAGTTTGTGCCTGGTTTTTGTCTTGCGGTACCACCGTCTTTGCTATTTTGTTTAGGCCAGCGTATTTTGCGATATCTGCCCTGTTTTTTCGAAGTGATATCTGCAGTTCATCGGCAACCTGACCTTGTGCCTTCAGCTTACTAAGCTCTACTGATTTTGTACTGAGCAGTTTATTTGCAAAGAAAACAGAGGCGAATAGTCCTATGCCAAGTAGGCTAGCCACTCCCGCAAGGATAAGACTGAGTTTCTTATTGTCCACCCGAAGCCCCCTTGCCGTTATTTATGAGCATATAGGAACTGCTGTTCGAAAACAGGGCGCGTAGTACCACAGTGCATGGGTAAGCTGTAGAACCGGAACAGTTAATACTGACTATATCTGCCTTACTAAACACCCCGTTGTCGGGGTCGCTCAAGTTTACCTGCATTTGTGTAGCGGCGCCGTATGTTTTGGCGGCTGCGGTGATATCTATTGCGCCTTGAGCTTGCGATATTGATAGTCCAGTCAAGTTTGTTTCGCTCGGAAGCAGCGTTGTTATCTGGGTGAGCAGCTCAGAGAAAAGAACCTGCTTGGAAAGCACGTCTACCACAAGTTTCAGGTTGTTGGATATATCTTTTACCTCTTGCTGTACGGTGGAAAGGTTTTGAGCTGCAAGCTGCGCGTTTGCGGCCGCGACTTGCTTTTTGTAGTTTTCTGTTGTTTGGTTGAGGTAAATGTAGCCGACTCCAGTAATGACAATAACACCGATGATACTAAAGACAAGCACCGTTATCCAGCGGGTTAAGTGCCTGTTAATACGACCATACCGATAGGCCTGTTTGAGCGGCGGCGGGAGGAGGTTTATCACTAGAACGCCTCCTTTGGTTCAAGTATACTGAGGCCCGCCGCAGAAACGTATGACATACGCTCGGATTGATTAAAGGGCTGCAAGCGGCCGAATTCAATAAAATGCGTAGGGTCAAAAGCGCGAACGGGAATGCGCAGCGTACTGGTAAGATAATCGGCAAGACCGGGCATGTTTGCGCCGCCGCCCATTACAACAACCTGCGCAATACGCTGTTTACTCTTTGAGCGTTCTTCGTAGTAGCGCACGCTCCGCTGGATTTCTTTCACCAGCGTTGACAAATTATTTTCTAGTGCGGCCTCAATTTGCTTTTGCTTTTTGCTGTAGCTTAGGCCGTACTTTGTTTTTATAATGGTTGCTTCGCGGACATTTACTTCTAGTTCTTTCGCAATAAGCTTTGTAATGTCCTCGCCGCCACATGCGACCGTGCCGCTTACGATTGGATTTTTGTCGTAAACGGTAATATCAGCGCTGTCACTCCCGAAGTCCACGAGGACACTCGGCAAATCGCCCTGTTTGTCGTGAGAAAACAGGTATGCCCCTGCTCCGCTTGAGGTTTGAATAATAACTGGTTCAAGCCCAAGCAAACGGGCAACCAAAAGATACGAATCAACGATTCGCCGGGGCATGGCGACGATAAACGTTGTCCACTTGTCCTTACTGGATTGTACGGTCGAATAGTCAATGTACAAACTTTCCGCTGCAGCCGGAATGTATTGTTCTACCTCTGTTTGTACGGCAGCAATCACTTCTTTGTCGCTAAGCTTCGGAAGCTCAACAGACCGGGTAAACGCTCTTGCGATGGGTACGCTCATAGCGACGCGCTTGGTGGTAATGTCGCCAACGAGGCTGTGCTTGAAAAGCTTCTGTATATCTGCAGCAAGTTCCTCTGGCTTGACAATGACGCCCTCCTCGATAAGGCTGGCGTCGAAGTTTATTTCGCCGTACCCAACAACCCGTGGCTTACGTTTCGTCTCCTGCAACTGTATAATTCGCACGTTATTGTGGCCTATGTCCATGCCGAACAGCGGCTTGTCCTCAAACAGATAGGGGATTGGGTGTGTTTTTTTCATGCTGCCCACTCGTTAAACATAAGTATTTCTTTATCCTATAATACCATACTACAACCGTTCATAGGCCGCTTGCCGCCATGCCAAGTCTACTGGAATTTGGTCAACAGGGAAGGTCGGGTCGAGGGCGAGGTCGCGCGGGGTGCTTGGGTTAGACGCGACGTATATGTTTTTGCCGCTTATGCCGCCAAGGGCTGGCGAATTATCAAA encodes:
- the ruvB gene encoding Holliday junction branch migration DNA helicase RuvB, which codes for MAIERIMNTVVADDDDSTDEVEFELKLRPHDFANYIGQERLKKNIQLAIAAAKKRGEPLDHVLLYGPPGLGKTTMASVIANEMGAQIRITSGPAIERAGDLASLLTNLQDGDILFIDEIHRLHRTVEEVLYSAMEDYKLDIMLGKGPSARSLRLDLPQFTLIGATTRTGALAAPLRDRFGHVHRLEFYTPSEIQAIIQRASGILGVKIDKAAALKLAERSRLTPRIANRLLKRVRDYADVNGDGIVDTEISTKALELLEIDGLGLDPADRMILSAIIENYAGGPVGVETIAAMTAEERSTIEDFIEPYLLQIGLLERTPRGRKVTHKAYSHLGVKPTEGKS
- a CDS encoding transposase gives rise to the protein MTTLQKMATAVKRLRATYIPKAKARRFFLGVEQFSLQEFCSLNAAGRTLGLNRWTGENRIRRLVTDEELPVRLQRLLVSEALASHTGRWYCSLDHSQFGPFCIAILAVSHRKGRAIPIWCQVNLSEAALIAPLLVALEGLFHFLQVNAPDLQLVLVMDRWFASDKLFTLFALYDVHFIARTKSDKLVQLPWDPSWWKEPIHDISHEELPITYHTHKLRLIRSDYNPNMKDPEPWFLLTNLPSEGTEALTRRQVLNRYAERFEIEEAFKDVKWLQRLEWQRVRKPQVIRNLLLFVFLGWWLLWRYAVKVLPKQQQKIHPKKRLSWFKQAWEYMQRLLRTPLLPPIPVAHVRGGGKK
- a CDS encoding PH domain-containing protein: MAIDSKLNERLHKRLPIGADEEILGVFRHHWFVYVSIWLIGFFAVVAIMAAAVAFTAPAGSSETVTSQYRSVVLAGAGFFSALAAIATTIPAWLKSQEQLVVTDEAVLQVLQPSLFGSKVSQLSLQHVADVSVRKDFFGSLLGFGAVTIETPGEQANYTFSAVPSPDAAAKVLIEAHENFIAALESGRLPTSIRKDGQQAHSVTVDAAEYQKFLDFQQYQARAQEQTELAQVQTDKENPA
- the pilM gene encoding type IV pilus assembly protein PilM, which codes for MKKTHPIPYLFEDKPLFGMDIGHNNVRIIQLQETKRKPRVVGYGEINFDASLIEEGVIVKPEELAADIQKLFKHSLVGDITTKRVAMSVPIARAFTRSVELPKLSDKEVIAAVQTEVEQYIPAAAESLYIDYSTVQSSKDKWTTFIVAMPRRIVDSYLLVARLLGLEPVIIQTSSGAGAYLFSHDKQGDLPSVLVDFGSDSADITVYDKNPIVSGTVACGGEDITKLIAKELEVNVREATIIKTKYGLSYSKKQKQIEAALENNLSTLVKEIQRSVRYYEERSKSKQRIAQVVVMGGGANMPGLADYLTSTLRIPVRAFDPTHFIEFGRLQPFNQSERMSYVSAAGLSILEPKEAF